Proteins found in one Xenopus laevis strain J_2021 chromosome 1L, Xenopus_laevis_v10.1, whole genome shotgun sequence genomic segment:
- the c18orf32.L gene encoding UPF0729 protein C18orf32 homolog: MVCIPCIVIPVLLWIYKKFLEPIVYPFISPVINRIWPKKAVQNTPAPAKKEESNGTCKASDTSITNGIISERKSAVPDKKTD; this comes from the exons ATGGTGTGCATCCCATGTATCGTTATTCCTGTCCTCTTATGGATTTACAAGAAGTTTTTGGAGCCTATCGTGTACCCCTTCATATCTCCTGTTATTAACCGCATCTGGCCAAAGAAAGCTGTTCAGAACACGCCTGCACCGGCTAAGAAAGAGGAAAGCAACGGTACTTGTAAG GCCAGTGACACCAGTATAACAAATGGAATCATCAGTGAACGGAAATCAGCGGTTCCTGATAAGAAAACTGATTAA